The genome window TGGCCGCCTCGGCGGCCAGCGCCGCCACCGGTCGGGCGGACGGTCAGTCAGCCCTCGCGCTCATCGCGCGCCCGATTCCTTCGACGGGGGAGACGATTCCCGCGGTCGGCCTGGGAACGTGGCGCACCTTCGA of Candidatus Methylomirabilota bacterium contains these proteins:
- a CDS encoding aldo/keto reductase; its protein translation is MNPDGGPPLSRRAARALLAASAASAATGRADGQSALALIARPIPSTGETIPAVGLGTWRTF